One Lycium barbarum isolate Lr01 chromosome 5, ASM1917538v2, whole genome shotgun sequence genomic window carries:
- the LOC132639159 gene encoding tyrosine-protein phosphatase DSP3-like → MSVILDFKDDSDDDMVLVPPTNFCPVENNYIYRSGCPKPSNFPFLQSLNLRSIIYLCPEPYPEENLEFLRNNNIKLYQFGIDGTKEPSNMSSDIIMDALRVIVDVRNQPVLVHCKRGKHRTGCLVGCLRKLQNWCLGAVVEEYKHFAGAKWRETDLKFLESFDVSCIRLCLRALLSTGVLWI, encoded by the coding sequence ATGAGTGTGATTCTTGATTTCaaagatgatagtgatgatgatatggTACTTGTGCCACCAACAAACTTTTGTCCTGTAGAAAATAACTATATTTACAGATCAGGATGTCCTAAACCTTCCAATTTTCCTTTCCTCCAATCACTCAATCTTCGTTCTATCATATACTTATGTCCAGAACCTTACCCCGAAGAAAACCTCGAATTCCTACGTAATAACAACATCAAGCTATACCAATTCGGTATCGATGGAACAAAGGAACCATCAAATATGTCTAGTGATATCATAATGGATGCATTGAGAGTGATAGTTGATGTGAGGAATCAACCTGTTTTAGTACACTGTAAACGTGGAAAACATCGAACAGGTTGTCTTGTTGGATGTTTGAGGAAATTGCAGAACTGGTGTTTGGGTGCTGTGGTTGAAGAATACAAGCATTTTGCTGGAGCAAAGTGGAGAGAAACTGACTTGAAGTTTTTGGAGAGTTTTGATGTTTCATGCATAAGGCTTTGCTTGAGAGCTTTGTTATCTACAGGTGTACTATGGATTTGA